Proteins from a single region of Gammaproteobacteria bacterium:
- a CDS encoding DNA-3-methyladenine glycosylase 2 family protein has translation MQPTSEQLARLAEADPRLGAAMARMPEFPDFSRTARRFSGFHYLCRSIIYQQLAGAAAKTIYGRVHALTPGPNFPTPGELLALPEEELRGAGLSRNKMLALTDLARRVESRSLRLRGVWRLSDDDIVERLTEVRGIGVWTAQMFLLFKLGRLDVMPATDLGVREGLRRLDELDERPAPKAVLERSEVWKPLRSVASWVLWRLTDTPAP, from the coding sequence ATGCAACCCACTTCAGAGCAGTTGGCCCGCCTTGCCGAGGCCGATCCTCGCCTGGGGGCCGCGATGGCCCGGATGCCCGAGTTTCCGGACTTCTCCAGGACCGCCCGCCGCTTCTCCGGCTTTCACTACCTGTGCCGGTCGATCATCTACCAGCAGCTCGCGGGAGCCGCCGCGAAGACCATCTACGGACGCGTGCACGCCCTCACGCCCGGACCCAACTTTCCCACTCCCGGGGAGTTGCTGGCCCTGCCGGAAGAGGAGCTCAGGGGCGCGGGGCTGTCGCGCAACAAGATGCTCGCGCTCACCGATCTGGCGCGCCGGGTGGAGTCCCGGTCGCTCCGCCTGCGCGGCGTCTGGCGGCTTTCGGACGACGACATCGTCGAGCGGCTGACCGAGGTGCGCGGCATCGGCGTCTGGACCGCGCAGATGTTCCTCCTCTTCAAGCTGGGACGGCTGGACGTGATGCCGGCGACCGACCTCGGGGTGCGGGAGGGCCTGCGCCGGCTGGACGAGCTCGACGAACGGCCCGCACCGAAGGCCGTTCTGGAGCGCTCGGAGGTGTGGAAACCGCTCCGGTCGGTGGCGAGCTGGGTGCTCTGGCGCCTGACCGACACGCCGGCGCCCTGA
- a CDS encoding aminotransferase class V-fold PLP-dependent enzyme, which translates to MPASSMNRRDFARLFAAGGSAALLGHPALEGLARRTPSSPLARRAGAGRAVDWDEVRARFLMPPELSVMNAANLCPSPASTLQAVHDYTERMDREPVPSFRREMARVKEPTRDRLAEFLGVTPEEILITRNTSEANNWVSTGLQLGLGDEVVIMRDNHPSNNLAWKAKGQRFGYTVREIEPASPHPGADYYVQAFREAITPSTRVISFTHLTNTAGDLFPARELCALAREHGVFSVVDGAQSFGLFDIDLSEVQPDFYTGSAHKWPCGPKETGVLYVNARVHDRFWPTMYSAYTGSRGLARTHEGLGQRDEPAIRAFGAQIEFLQEITMAEVEARSRELATALVEELSALDGVHMWTSQEPSRRAAVVTFRPGELSPGDVVGALENDGVVAASRGGSDRTGVRLSPHFYNSHTDVERAVSAVRGYLRTGL; encoded by the coding sequence ATGCCTGCTTCATCCATGAATCGCCGCGATTTCGCCCGTCTCTTCGCCGCTGGCGGATCTGCCGCCCTCCTCGGCCATCCCGCGCTCGAAGGTCTCGCGCGGCGGACCCCGTCCTCGCCGCTCGCCCGCCGCGCCGGCGCCGGCCGTGCAGTGGACTGGGACGAGGTGCGCGCCCGCTTCCTGATGCCGCCCGAGCTGTCGGTGATGAACGCGGCCAACCTGTGCCCGTCGCCGGCGAGCACGCTGCAGGCGGTGCACGACTACACTGAGCGCATGGACCGCGAGCCGGTGCCGAGCTTCCGCCGCGAGATGGCCCGGGTGAAGGAACCCACCCGCGACCGTCTGGCCGAATTCCTGGGCGTCACCCCCGAGGAGATCCTCATCACGCGCAACACCAGCGAGGCGAACAACTGGGTCTCGACCGGCCTGCAACTGGGGCTGGGCGACGAGGTCGTGATCATGCGCGACAACCACCCCAGCAACAACCTCGCCTGGAAGGCCAAGGGACAGCGCTTCGGCTACACCGTGCGTGAAATCGAGCCGGCGAGCCCGCATCCCGGGGCCGACTATTACGTGCAGGCGTTCCGTGAAGCGATCACGCCGAGTACCCGGGTGATCTCGTTCACTCACCTGACCAACACCGCGGGGGACCTCTTCCCGGCGCGCGAACTGTGCGCACTGGCGCGCGAGCACGGCGTGTTCTCGGTCGTCGACGGCGCCCAGTCCTTCGGCCTCTTCGACATCGACCTCTCCGAAGTGCAGCCCGACTTCTATACCGGAAGCGCGCACAAGTGGCCCTGCGGCCCCAAGGAGACCGGGGTGCTGTACGTGAACGCCCGCGTCCACGACCGCTTCTGGCCCACCATGTACAGCGCCTACACCGGGTCACGGGGTCTCGCGCGCACGCACGAGGGCCTGGGCCAGCGCGACGAGCCCGCCATCCGCGCCTTCGGTGCCCAGATCGAGTTCCTGCAGGAGATCACGATGGCCGAGGTGGAGGCCCGCAGCCGCGAGCTCGCGACCGCGCTGGTCGAGGAGCTTTCCGCTCTCGACGGCGTGCACATGTGGACCTCGCAGGAGCCCTCGCGGCGCGCGGCCGTGGTCACCTTCCGCCCGGGCGAACTCTCACCGGGCGATGTAGTGGGCGCGCTGGAGAACGACGGCGTCGTGGCTGCGTCGCGCGGCGGGAGCGACCGCACCGGCGTGCGCCTCTCGCCCCACTTCTACAACTCGCACACGGACGTGGAGCGCGCGGTGTCGGCTGTCCGGGGCTATCTGCGGACGGGGCTGTAG
- a CDS encoding PD-(D/E)XK nuclease family protein: MTTAGKEGQFSFDLEGELARAPIRDEADLSPGGRPGLDGAATLVRSLARISARHPLDRKVIVCRTGGEGRELLRQLALRAGSWVGFEATTTRMLAITVAGPALAARAIRLTDAFDEEGLLDEAIDEVLLGGEEDAHARLARGAGMRRALARAVTTLRLAGVRARKLAGAPLADPAKARILSRVLAAYEGRLRQRNLTDTAGVYRAAAWVLRSGEEADRTGAEADRAGALAGERVYLVPGIERRGLAGRFLSRLQRRGAEVLEADPVQGLAVPGSMVWRAAREGAGHLSHLHDVEGAPATIEGDAPPDSPDPGATLDIFVANSVEAELREVMRRARERGLGWDELEIVATDPGVYGSALHALAERMGVPVTFAAGLPVERTRPGRVAAAYFRWIEGGFDAGVVRTLLYASDLTAPRPNEWIRGATLARRLRSLRIGWGRDRYLPAIERALAEVDGYRAGKYESDEQLERRKQRTRRELRGLRGLLAPALAATPPVSMDSGAGGAPVSPSQVARGLRRFLARTSPGTSVDDTALERMTHTLERIETALVRQTDYRAAAAIVRRHIAFPVPAPRAEGSAPWSSAGGALYLTDIGNGGRTGRRATFVVGLDAHRLGGSATQDPYLLDRDRMQLAASDLPLSTDRVRERRFRLAALLARLRGSVCLSYAAWDPAEARAVSPSAELLQALRLMRDDPAATFEDLEAHVRERAGLVPRRPVRLDATDVWLGSLERNGRLLDGEAMVREAFPLLGAGLRARDALAGDVVTAFHGQTTPRPELDPRRNPELAVSASALAALGACAKRYFYGYVARVWPPDDPAYDPEGWLDALGRGSILHRVYERALTEARNEDIGYHEPAFESLVAAILDQEVGLAVREVPAPSDAVRARELEALAGDAESFIDMIRQSPPAWIATERAFGLRGEDPLPFPTPSGDVLVRGAIDRIDRLARGLRVVDYKTGGTFSFASKRGIWDGGRRLQHVIYSAVASRLHDARTLAMEYHFPTRKGENQTRAYSADDLIAGPELVARLLDLVAGGHFLPTDDAGDCRFCNYQAICRVRETDFGANSPLAEWVKERIGDAPELAGLRAIRNWDHEGAGFLHALEARAKPGNASS; the protein is encoded by the coding sequence ATGACCACAGCCGGGAAGGAAGGACAGTTCTCGTTCGATCTGGAAGGGGAACTGGCGCGGGCGCCGATCCGCGACGAGGCCGATCTCTCCCCCGGCGGCCGCCCCGGCCTCGACGGCGCCGCCACCCTGGTGCGCTCGCTCGCCCGCATCTCCGCCCGACACCCCCTTGACCGCAAGGTGATCGTGTGTCGGACCGGCGGTGAGGGCCGCGAACTCCTGCGCCAGCTCGCCCTCCGCGCCGGCTCGTGGGTGGGGTTCGAGGCCACCACCACCCGCATGCTCGCGATCACCGTGGCCGGCCCCGCACTGGCCGCGCGCGCAATCCGGCTCACGGACGCATTCGACGAGGAGGGGCTGCTCGACGAAGCCATCGACGAAGTGCTGCTCGGAGGCGAGGAGGACGCACACGCCCGACTGGCCCGGGGGGCGGGGATGCGGCGGGCGCTCGCGCGCGCGGTGACGACCCTGCGACTGGCCGGAGTGCGGGCTCGGAAGCTCGCCGGCGCGCCGCTGGCCGATCCCGCCAAGGCGCGCATCCTGTCCCGCGTCCTGGCCGCGTACGAGGGGCGGTTGCGGCAGCGCAACCTCACGGATACGGCAGGCGTCTACCGGGCGGCGGCATGGGTGCTGCGGTCGGGCGAGGAGGCCGACCGGACTGGCGCTGAAGCCGACCGGGCGGGCGCGCTCGCGGGCGAGCGTGTCTACCTGGTGCCCGGAATCGAACGCCGCGGGCTGGCCGGCCGCTTCCTGTCCAGGCTCCAGCGGCGGGGCGCGGAGGTGCTGGAGGCGGATCCGGTGCAGGGGCTGGCGGTCCCCGGTTCCATGGTGTGGCGCGCGGCCCGGGAGGGAGCCGGTCACCTGTCTCACCTGCACGACGTGGAGGGAGCCCCGGCCACCATCGAAGGGGACGCGCCCCCCGACTCGCCAGACCCGGGCGCCACCCTGGACATCTTCGTGGCCAACAGCGTCGAGGCCGAGCTGCGCGAGGTGATGCGGCGGGCGCGCGAGCGGGGCCTGGGGTGGGACGAGCTCGAGATCGTGGCCACGGATCCGGGCGTGTACGGCTCCGCGCTGCACGCGCTCGCGGAGCGGATGGGCGTCCCGGTGACCTTCGCCGCGGGACTGCCGGTGGAGCGGACCCGCCCGGGCCGGGTCGCGGCGGCGTACTTCCGCTGGATCGAGGGCGGCTTCGATGCCGGGGTGGTGCGCACCCTGCTCTACGCGAGCGACCTCACCGCGCCCCGGCCCAACGAATGGATTCGCGGAGCCACGCTCGCCCGCCGGCTGCGTTCGCTGCGCATCGGGTGGGGACGCGACCGCTACCTCCCGGCCATCGAGCGGGCCCTGGCGGAGGTCGACGGCTACCGGGCCGGAAAGTACGAATCGGACGAGCAGCTGGAACGCCGCAAGCAGCGCACCCGCCGCGAGCTCCGGGGATTGCGCGGCCTGCTGGCTCCCGCGCTCGCCGCCACGCCCCCGGTCTCCATGGACTCCGGGGCGGGAGGCGCCCCGGTGTCGCCGTCGCAGGTGGCCCGCGGACTCCGCCGTTTCCTGGCCCGCACATCCCCGGGGACCTCCGTTGACGACACCGCGCTCGAGCGCATGACCCACACCCTCGAGCGCATCGAGACGGCCCTCGTCCGCCAGACCGACTACCGCGCCGCCGCCGCCATCGTGCGCCGCCACATCGCGTTCCCCGTGCCCGCCCCGCGCGCGGAGGGGAGCGCGCCGTGGAGTTCGGCGGGTGGGGCGCTCTACCTGACCGACATCGGCAACGGTGGCCGGACGGGCCGGCGCGCCACCTTCGTGGTCGGCCTCGACGCCCACCGCCTGGGCGGCTCGGCCACCCAGGACCCCTACCTGCTCGACCGCGACCGCATGCAACTGGCCGCCTCCGACCTGCCGCTCTCCACCGACCGCGTCCGCGAGCGGCGCTTCCGGCTGGCGGCGCTTCTCGCCCGCCTGCGTGGTTCCGTCTGCCTGAGCTACGCCGCCTGGGATCCGGCGGAGGCGCGCGCGGTGTCGCCGTCCGCGGAACTCCTGCAGGCCCTCCGGCTCATGCGGGACGATCCCGCGGCCACGTTCGAGGACCTGGAAGCGCACGTGCGCGAGCGCGCCGGTCTCGTCCCCCGGCGCCCGGTGCGCCTCGACGCCACCGATGTCTGGCTGGGATCGCTCGAAAGGAATGGCCGCCTTCTGGACGGCGAGGCGATGGTTCGGGAGGCTTTCCCTCTCCTCGGGGCCGGATTGCGGGCGCGCGACGCGCTGGCCGGCGACGTGGTCACCGCCTTCCACGGCCAGACCACCCCGCGCCCGGAACTCGACCCGCGCAGGAATCCCGAACTCGCGGTATCCGCCAGCGCGCTGGCCGCGCTGGGAGCCTGCGCGAAGCGCTACTTCTACGGCTACGTGGCGCGCGTCTGGCCTCCGGACGATCCCGCCTACGACCCCGAGGGCTGGCTCGACGCCCTGGGGCGCGGGAGCATCCTGCACCGCGTGTATGAGCGGGCGCTGACCGAGGCCCGCAACGAGGACATCGGCTACCACGAACCGGCGTTCGAGAGCCTGGTCGCGGCGATCCTGGACCAGGAGGTTGGCCTCGCGGTACGCGAGGTGCCGGCTCCAAGCGATGCCGTGCGCGCGCGCGAACTGGAGGCACTGGCGGGCGACGCGGAATCGTTCATCGACATGATCCGGCAGAGTCCGCCCGCCTGGATCGCCACCGAGCGCGCCTTCGGGCTCAGGGGCGAGGACCCGCTTCCCTTCCCGACGCCCTCCGGCGACGTGCTGGTGCGCGGCGCCATCGACCGCATCGACAGGCTGGCGCGCGGGCTGCGGGTGGTGGACTACAAGACCGGCGGCACCTTCAGCTTCGCCAGCAAGAGGGGCATCTGGGACGGCGGGAGGCGGCTGCAGCATGTCATCTACTCGGCGGTCGCGAGCCGGTTGCACGACGCACGGACCCTGGCCATGGAATACCACTTCCCCACGCGCAAGGGCGAGAACCAGACCCGCGCCTACTCCGCCGACGACCTGATCGCCGGGCCCGAACTCGTCGCCCGCCTCCTCGACCTGGTCGCAGGCGGCCATTTCCTCCCCACCGACGACGCCGGCGACTGCCGGTTCTGCAACTACCAGGCGATCTGCCGTGTGCGCGAAACCGACTTCGGCGCTAACTCCCCGCTGGCGGAGTGGGTGAAGGAGCGCATCGGCGACGCCCCCGAACTCGCCGGACTGCGCGCGATCCGCAACTGGGACCACGAGGGGGCCGGGTTCCTGCACGCGCTCGAAGCCCGGGCCAAGCCCGGAAACGCGTCATCGTGA
- a CDS encoding pitrilysin family protein — MKLNVRHVPHWTAAVAAFLAATAQAAAAQQLPEGVTEVASVEGITEYRLANGLRFLLFPDQSKQQITVNVTYMVGSRHEGYGETGMAHLLEHLVFKGTPDHPNIPDELTERGAFPNGTTWFDRTNYFETFPASEDNLAWAIDLEADRMVNSFIAQEDLESEMTVVRNEWESGENQPMAVLQKRVMSAAYDWHNYGNSTIGARADLENVPIERLQAFYRKYYQPDNALVVIAGRFEPEYAIQLVAEEFGAIPRPDRTGANELFHTYTAEPAQDGERTVTLRRVGDVQLVMAAYHVPPGSHEQYAAVDVLTHVLATRPAGRLYQNLVEPGLAANAFAFGYQLNEPGVLMAAAQVRQEDSLEDAAAAMLTTLDEMVEAPPTDEEVERARTDYLSSIELAFNNPQGIALQLSEWASMGDWRLFFLHRDRLEQVTPTAVHQVAQAYLKPSNRTIGYFYPTEGTPARAEIPEPPDVAALVANYTGREAVAEGEAFDPTPANIDERTVTTTLSNGVEVALMPKENRGDAVNVQFSFRHGTEAALMGRATAGSLAGSMLMRGTTQRSRQEISDELDRLRAQGGVGGSALSASGTFTTVRENLAAVLRLAGEVLRQPAFDPDEFDLLREERLAAIEQQQSEPQALVFQAFNRHLNRFPEEHPRYSTTFEEDIERLNAATVDEARAFWSEFYGAEGGTIAVVGDFDPDETLGVLEEVFGGWEAPEPYERVADPYLEVETVSMDIETPDKANAWMVAVTTFRMRDDDPRYPALRMADFMLGGGFLNSRLPTRIRQEEGLSYGVGSQLAVPPVDDGGLFLTYAIFAPENGDRVVDAFRDELRKALEEGFTQEELDAAKRGFLDAQQNGRSNDRTLAGQLSNNLFTNRTMEFTAAREAAIEALTLQEVNSALRDYVSLDDISIFRAGDFANKLIP, encoded by the coding sequence ATGAAGCTGAACGTGAGGCATGTTCCCCATTGGACCGCCGCCGTCGCCGCATTCCTGGCCGCGACGGCCCAGGCCGCGGCGGCGCAGCAGCTGCCGGAGGGCGTCACGGAGGTGGCGTCCGTCGAGGGCATCACCGAGTACCGCCTGGCCAACGGCCTGCGCTTCCTCCTGTTCCCCGACCAGAGCAAGCAGCAGATCACGGTCAACGTGACCTACATGGTCGGGTCGCGGCACGAGGGGTACGGCGAGACCGGGATGGCGCACCTGCTCGAGCACCTCGTCTTCAAGGGGACGCCCGACCATCCCAACATCCCCGACGAGCTGACCGAGCGTGGCGCGTTCCCCAACGGCACCACCTGGTTCGACCGCACCAACTACTTCGAGACCTTCCCGGCTTCGGAGGATAACCTGGCCTGGGCGATCGACCTGGAGGCGGACCGAATGGTCAACTCGTTCATCGCGCAGGAGGATCTCGAGTCCGAGATGACCGTGGTGCGCAACGAGTGGGAGTCGGGCGAGAACCAGCCCATGGCGGTGCTGCAGAAGCGCGTCATGTCGGCGGCCTACGACTGGCACAACTACGGCAACTCCACCATCGGCGCACGCGCCGACCTGGAGAACGTGCCGATCGAGCGCCTGCAGGCCTTCTACCGCAAGTACTATCAGCCCGACAACGCGCTGGTGGTGATCGCAGGACGCTTCGAACCGGAGTACGCCATTCAACTGGTGGCCGAGGAATTCGGCGCCATCCCGCGTCCGGATCGCACCGGGGCGAACGAACTGTTCCACACCTACACGGCGGAGCCCGCCCAGGACGGCGAGCGCACGGTGACCCTGCGGCGCGTGGGCGACGTGCAACTGGTCATGGCCGCCTACCACGTTCCGCCCGGATCCCACGAGCAGTACGCTGCGGTGGACGTGCTCACCCACGTCCTCGCGACCCGGCCTGCCGGGCGCCTCTACCAGAACCTGGTGGAGCCCGGGCTCGCGGCGAACGCGTTCGCCTTCGGCTACCAGCTCAACGAGCCGGGCGTGCTGATGGCCGCCGCCCAGGTGCGCCAGGAGGACTCGCTGGAGGACGCCGCGGCCGCAATGCTCACCACCCTCGACGAGATGGTCGAGGCGCCGCCCACCGACGAGGAGGTGGAACGGGCCCGGACCGACTACCTGTCGAGCATTGAGCTGGCCTTCAACAACCCGCAGGGGATCGCGCTGCAGCTGAGCGAATGGGCCTCGATGGGCGACTGGCGCCTCTTCTTCCTGCACCGCGACCGGCTGGAGCAGGTCACGCCCACCGCCGTTCACCAGGTGGCGCAGGCCTACCTGAAACCCTCCAACCGTACCATCGGCTACTTCTACCCGACGGAGGGGACGCCGGCCCGGGCCGAGATCCCGGAGCCGCCCGACGTGGCTGCGCTGGTCGCCAACTACACCGGACGCGAGGCCGTGGCCGAGGGCGAGGCGTTCGACCCGACGCCTGCCAACATCGACGAACGCACGGTGACCACGACGCTGTCCAACGGCGTGGAGGTCGCGCTAATGCCCAAGGAGAACCGCGGCGACGCCGTGAACGTGCAGTTCTCCTTCCGCCACGGCACCGAAGCCGCGCTCATGGGACGGGCCACGGCCGGATCGCTGGCGGGATCCATGTTGATGCGCGGCACGACCCAGCGCTCGCGCCAGGAGATCAGCGACGAGCTGGATCGCCTGAGAGCGCAGGGCGGCGTTGGCGGGTCTGCGCTGTCCGCCAGCGGAACGTTCACCACGGTCCGCGAGAACCTTGCCGCCGTCCTCCGTCTGGCCGGCGAGGTGCTTCGCCAGCCCGCCTTCGATCCCGACGAGTTCGACCTGCTGCGCGAGGAGCGGCTGGCGGCGATCGAGCAGCAGCAGTCGGAGCCCCAGGCGCTGGTCTTCCAGGCCTTCAACCGGCACCTGAACCGGTTTCCCGAGGAACATCCGCGCTACTCGACCACCTTCGAGGAGGACATCGAGCGCCTGAACGCCGCGACGGTCGATGAGGCCAGGGCGTTCTGGTCCGAATTCTACGGAGCCGAGGGCGGCACCATTGCCGTAGTCGGAGACTTCGATCCCGATGAGACGCTTGGGGTGCTGGAGGAGGTGTTCGGCGGCTGGGAGGCGCCCGAGCCCTACGAGCGCGTCGCGGATCCGTACCTGGAGGTCGAAACCGTCAGCATGGACATCGAGACCCCCGACAAGGCGAACGCGTGGATGGTGGCCGTCACCACGTTCCGCATGCGCGACGACGATCCCCGCTATCCGGCGCTGCGCATGGCCGACTTCATGCTGGGGGGCGGGTTCCTGAATTCGCGTCTGCCGACCCGCATCCGCCAGGAGGAGGGGCTCTCCTACGGCGTGGGTTCGCAGTTGGCGGTGCCCCCGGTCGACGATGGCGGGCTGTTCCTTACCTACGCCATCTTCGCCCCTGAAAACGGCGACAGGGTGGTGGACGCGTTCCGCGACGAGTTGCGCAAGGCTCTGGAGGAAGGGTTCACCCAGGAGGAACTGGATGCGGCGAAACGCGGGTTCCTGGACGCGCAGCAGAACGGACGCTCGAACGACCGCACCCTCGCCGGCCAGCTCAGCAACAACCTGTTCACCAACCGGACGATGGAGTTCACCGCCGCCCGGGAAGCGGCCATCGAAGCGCTGACGCTGCAGGAGGTCAACTCTGCGCTCCGCGACTACGTTTCGCTGGACGACATCTCCATCTTCCGCGCGGGAGACTTCGCCAACAAGCTGATTCCGTAG
- a CDS encoding von Willebrand factor type A domain-containing protein codes for MPVPALAWVLAPSLWFFAPAETELAPLSFARATVSGRITDAGTGESLTGARVFISGQTTSVLSGDGGEYSFILPGDGWDGREVEVRAEMPGYQSLERTVRISGPATRVDLAMTPGADMTFVHEMRIAPSGQPAPPPPSGQPAVREAVGVDAARRVSGAGFAPVAADAGPVRPPRPPFNTESYTHIEEADFLGVEDNPLSTFAIDVDRASYANMRRFIERGMRPPIDAIRIEELVNYFTYDYPSPRGAHPFSLTTEVGTAPWQPAHRLLRIGIQGRDIASEDLPASNLVFLIDVSGSMQPPAKLPLLKSSLRLLVAQMRPGDRVAIVVYAGQAGLALPPTSGENRSEILFAIDRLEAGGSTAGGAGLRLAYEVARENFNGEGNNRVILASDGDFNVGPSSDAEMIRLIEKERESGVFLSVLGFGTGNLQDSKMEQLANHGNGSYAYIDGEREAAKVLVSEFAGTLFTIAKDVKVQVEFNPREVQAYRLIGYENRALRAEDFADDRKDAGELGAGHTVTALYEIVPSGIDGPDVADTPPLRYRGRADITGRAASGELGFVQLRYKRPDDSRSVLVQQAFLDRGGDGSGDMRFAASVAAFGMLLRTSEHVGDLALGDVLELARRALGNDEEGYRREFVRLVRETRAQGLLER; via the coding sequence ATGCCCGTTCCAGCTCTCGCCTGGGTTCTCGCCCCAAGCCTTTGGTTCTTCGCGCCGGCAGAGACCGAACTCGCCCCCCTGAGTTTCGCGCGCGCGACCGTGTCGGGCCGGATCACCGATGCCGGCACCGGCGAGTCCCTGACCGGCGCCCGCGTGTTCATCTCGGGCCAGACGACCTCCGTCCTCTCCGGCGACGGGGGCGAGTACAGCTTCATCCTTCCGGGCGATGGCTGGGACGGACGCGAGGTGGAGGTGCGCGCCGAGATGCCGGGGTATCAGAGCCTGGAGCGCACCGTTCGCATCTCGGGCCCGGCCACCCGCGTCGATCTGGCGATGACTCCGGGCGCCGACATGACGTTCGTGCATGAAATGCGGATCGCACCGTCCGGACAACCTGCTCCACCGCCGCCCTCGGGCCAGCCGGCGGTACGGGAAGCGGTTGGCGTCGACGCCGCGAGACGGGTCTCCGGCGCGGGATTCGCACCCGTCGCGGCGGACGCGGGTCCCGTCCGGCCTCCCCGGCCGCCCTTCAACACCGAATCCTACACCCACATCGAGGAAGCGGACTTCCTGGGCGTTGAAGACAATCCCCTGTCCACCTTCGCGATCGATGTCGACCGGGCGTCGTACGCCAACATGCGGCGCTTCATCGAGAGGGGAATGCGTCCCCCCATCGACGCCATCCGCATCGAAGAACTGGTCAACTACTTCACCTACGACTACCCGTCGCCCAGGGGCGCCCACCCCTTCTCGCTCACCACCGAAGTCGGCACGGCGCCGTGGCAGCCGGCGCACAGGCTGCTGCGCATTGGAATCCAGGGCCGGGACATCGCCAGTGAAGATCTGCCTGCGAGCAACCTCGTCTTCCTGATCGACGTGTCCGGGTCGATGCAGCCGCCCGCGAAGCTCCCCCTGCTCAAGTCGTCCCTGCGCCTGCTGGTCGCGCAGATGAGGCCCGGCGACCGGGTCGCGATCGTGGTGTACGCCGGCCAGGCCGGGCTCGCCCTGCCTCCCACCTCCGGGGAGAACAGGAGCGAGATTCTGTTCGCGATCGACAGGCTGGAGGCGGGCGGCTCCACTGCCGGTGGCGCCGGACTGCGGCTCGCCTACGAGGTGGCGCGCGAGAACTTCAACGGGGAAGGGAACAACCGGGTGATCCTCGCCAGCGACGGCGACTTCAACGTGGGACCGTCCAGCGACGCGGAGATGATTCGCCTCATCGAAAAGGAGCGCGAATCAGGCGTCTTCCTCTCCGTGCTGGGCTTCGGCACCGGAAACCTGCAGGACTCGAAGATGGAGCAGCTGGCCAACCACGGGAACGGCAGCTACGCCTACATCGACGGCGAGCGCGAGGCGGCCAAGGTCCTGGTGAGCGAGTTCGCCGGCACCCTCTTCACCATCGCGAAGGACGTGAAGGTGCAGGTCGAGTTCAATCCCCGCGAGGTGCAGGCGTACCGGCTCATCGGCTACGAGAACCGTGCGTTGCGCGCGGAGGATTTTGCGGATGATCGCAAGGATGCCGGGGAACTCGGGGCGGGTCATACCGTCACCGCACTCTACGAGATCGTACCGTCCGGCATCGACGGCCCTGATGTGGCGGATACGCCCCCGCTGCGCTATCGCGGCCGCGCGGACATCACCGGGCGGGCGGCATCTGGCGAACTCGGATTCGTCCAGCTTCGCTACAAGCGGCCCGACGATTCGAGGAGCGTTCTCGTGCAGCAGGCGTTCCTCGACAGGGGCGGCGACGGCTCCGGCGACATGCGCTTCGCCGCGTCGGTGGCTGCCTTCGGCATGCTGCTGCGAACGTCGGAGCATGTCGGAGACCTTGCGCTCGGCGACGTTCTCGAGCTGGCGCGGCGAGCCCTCGGCAACGACGAGGAAGGCTACAGGCGCGAGTTCGTCCGGCTGGTGCGCGAAACCCGCGCGCAAGGGTTGCTGGAGCGCTGA
- a CDS encoding sterol desaturase family protein: protein MPVYLQYYFWLIAVSLFCFLLERLWPWRREQRALRRGIWQDLFWLVFNGHYLGVLLAMVTGRLVQAFNGMLFEMGLPVPESLALVTSQPLWLQFVVFFVVKDFVEWNIHRLLHLTPWLWEFHKLHHSIEELDWIGNFRFHWGEVVVYKTLSYLPLVVLGVDGTVILLMAIVSTLMQDLNHSNLRIDWGPLRYLFNSAKMHVWHHDVVQHGRGGQNFGIVLSVWDWIFRTAYWPADQEQPERLGFEGMEETYPRSLAARLVYPFVKWRR from the coding sequence ATGCCCGTCTACCTTCAGTACTACTTCTGGCTGATCGCCGTCTCGCTGTTCTGCTTCCTGCTCGAGCGGCTCTGGCCCTGGCGCAGGGAACAGCGCGCGCTGCGGCGGGGCATCTGGCAGGACCTGTTCTGGCTCGTGTTCAACGGGCACTACCTCGGGGTGCTGCTGGCGATGGTGACGGGCCGGCTGGTGCAGGCCTTCAACGGAATGCTGTTCGAGATGGGCCTGCCGGTGCCCGAGTCGCTGGCGCTGGTGACGTCGCAGCCGCTCTGGCTCCAGTTCGTGGTGTTCTTCGTGGTGAAGGATTTCGTGGAGTGGAATATCCACCGGCTGCTGCACCTGACGCCGTGGCTGTGGGAGTTCCACAAGCTGCATCACAGCATCGAGGAGCTGGACTGGATCGGGAACTTCCGCTTCCACTGGGGCGAGGTGGTGGTCTACAAGACGCTCTCGTACCTGCCGCTGGTGGTGCTGGGCGTGGATGGGACCGTGATCCTGCTGATGGCCATCGTGAGCACGCTGATGCAGGACCTCAACCACTCCAACCTGCGCATCGACTGGGGGCCGCTCCGGTACCTGTTCAACTCGGCGAAGATGCACGTGTGGCATCACGACGTGGTGCAGCACGGAAGGGGCGGTCAGAACTTCGGCATCGTGCTGAGCGTTTGGGACTGGATCTTCCGCACCGCCTACTGGCCGGCCGACCAGGAGCAGCCCGAGCGGCTCGGCTTCGAGGGAATGGAGGAGACGTATCCGCGCTCGCTGGCGGCGCGGCTGGTGTATCCGTTCGTGAAGTGGCGTCGCTGA